From Pseudobacteroides sp., a single genomic window includes:
- a CDS encoding ImmA/IrrE family metallo-endopeptidase has product MNQIDNYTIEQIPQYRRQFIDYTIRRFFSTYFITKWPIDCVQLLDVISSNNSLSLQVGTVSNVSSSFDAISIYNPESHDYQIILNKNKINYPFKESRDRRLNFTIAHELGHIFLDHLSISDDVKTTDERFIEDLEANEFAGRLLMPQSILLNCNFYSLEAVADFFNVSVSALTTRIHVLRRLDLLTLRKSVVCRQCGNTERSFFSKYCMICGSKWQDNENGILKTYYKGIEVNNNSEALACPNCCDDSGCILSSNCNKCGAVIINTCTNEHNPHCDYHSTGNGRYCEICGSKTEFFKGGYIKPWYEEQPELMSESIAEGSL; this is encoded by the coding sequence ATGAATCAGATAGACAATTATACTATTGAACAGATTCCCCAATACCGCAGACAGTTTATAGATTATACAATACGAAGGTTTTTCAGTACGTACTTCATAACAAAATGGCCTATTGATTGTGTGCAGCTCCTTGATGTTATCAGCAGCAACAATAGCCTGTCTCTTCAGGTTGGAACTGTTTCAAATGTCAGCAGCAGCTTTGATGCCATATCTATATATAATCCCGAGAGCCACGATTACCAGATAATTTTAAATAAAAATAAAATAAATTACCCTTTTAAGGAGTCACGAGACAGAAGATTGAACTTTACAATAGCACATGAACTGGGCCATATTTTTCTTGATCATCTTTCAATAAGTGATGATGTTAAAACCACTGACGAAAGATTTATAGAGGATTTAGAAGCCAATGAATTTGCCGGCAGGCTCCTCATGCCTCAAAGCATCCTTCTTAACTGCAACTTTTATTCATTAGAAGCTGTGGCTGATTTTTTTAATGTTTCAGTGTCTGCATTAACAACAAGAATCCATGTTTTACGGCGACTTGATCTTTTAACCCTTAGGAAAAGCGTTGTTTGCAGACAATGTGGCAATACCGAAAGAAGCTTCTTTTCAAAATACTGCATGATTTGCGGCAGCAAATGGCAGGACAATGAGAATGGCATCCTTAAGACTTACTACAAGGGAATTGAGGTTAACAATAACAGCGAAGCACTGGCCTGTCCCAATTGTTGCGATGACAGCGGCTGCATTTTAAGCAGCAACTGTAATAAATGCGGAGCAGTTATAATAAACACCTGCACCAATGAGCATAATCCTCATTGTGACTACCACAGCACTGGCAATGGCAGGTATTGTGAAATATGCGGAAGCAAAACGGAATTCTTTAAAGGGGGCTACATTAAGCCTTGGTATGAAGAACAGCCTGAATTGATGTCTGAATCAATCGCCGAGGGAAGCTTGTAG
- a CDS encoding PLP-dependent aminotransferase family protein: MEYKFAKRIQNLRASEIREILKVTERPEVISFAGGLPAPELFPVKEIKDVTRLVLEENGAKALQYTTTEGYTPLREWIADRTNKNMGSSFGYENILLTHGSQQALDLTGKVFLDEGDVVLCESPTYLAAISAFKAYGCRFKEVPTDNDGMIPDELESILYSTQNVKLIYVIPDFQNPTGRTWSVERREMLVQAAMKHNIIIIEDNPYGELRFEGEMLPSVKSFDKTGLVICLGTFSKIFCPGYRIGWVAGEEKIISKYILVKQGVDLQCNTMAQMEIAKYLELYSIDKHISNIKKAYKRRRDTVVKAMEEEFPEGVTFTRPEGGLFAWVELPPDVDSRDVLQKCLEKNVAFVPGGAFFPNENRQNTMRINFSNMPEERIVEGIKRISDVLREFIHAKLQASLGD; encoded by the coding sequence CTGGAATATAAATTTGCAAAAAGAATACAAAATTTGAGGGCTTCAGAGATAAGGGAAATTCTAAAGGTGACAGAAAGGCCTGAGGTGATTTCTTTTGCAGGAGGCCTGCCTGCCCCGGAGCTTTTCCCGGTTAAGGAAATTAAAGATGTAACAAGGCTGGTGCTTGAGGAAAATGGAGCCAAAGCCCTTCAATATACCACAACTGAAGGGTATACTCCTTTACGAGAATGGATTGCGGACAGAACCAACAAAAACATGGGTTCAAGTTTTGGCTATGAAAATATCCTTCTAACTCATGGATCTCAGCAGGCTTTAGATTTAACAGGCAAGGTGTTTTTGGATGAGGGTGATGTGGTACTTTGTGAAAGCCCTACATACCTAGCTGCTATAAGTGCATTTAAGGCATACGGCTGCCGATTCAAGGAGGTACCCACCGATAATGACGGGATGATTCCCGATGAACTGGAAAGCATACTCTACTCTACTCAAAATGTTAAGCTCATTTATGTTATTCCTGACTTCCAAAATCCCACTGGAAGGACTTGGAGCGTTGAAAGAAGAGAAATGCTGGTTCAGGCGGCCATGAAACATAACATAATCATTATAGAAGACAATCCATACGGTGAACTGAGGTTTGAAGGGGAAATGCTTCCTTCTGTAAAGTCTTTTGATAAAACAGGCTTGGTAATTTGCTTGGGCACATTTTCCAAAATATTTTGTCCCGGTTACAGAATCGGCTGGGTAGCAGGAGAGGAAAAAATAATATCCAAGTATATACTTGTTAAGCAGGGAGTTGATTTGCAGTGCAATACAATGGCTCAGATGGAGATTGCCAAGTATCTTGAGCTTTATTCAATTGATAAGCACATTTCCAATATAAAGAAGGCTTACAAGAGAAGAAGGGACACTGTTGTTAAGGCTATGGAGGAGGAGTTTCCTGAGGGGGTAACTTTTACAAGACCTGAGGGAGGACTGTTTGCATGGGTTGAGCTTCCGCCTGATGTAGACTCAAGGGATGTTCTTCAAAAATGCCTCGAAAAAAATGTTGCATTTGTTCCGGGAGGAGCTTTTTTTCCCAATGAAAACAGGCAGAACACCATGAGAATTAACTTTTCAAACATGCCTGAAGAAAGAATAGTAGAAGGCATAAAACGTATATCCGATGTTTTAAGAGAATTTATTCATGCCAAGCTACAAGCTTCCCTCGGCGATTGA
- a CDS encoding PLP-dependent aminotransferase family protein: protein MEVIGIKIAIDKSINTPIYIQIFEQIREQIIRGQLISGFKLPPERKLADSLGVNRSTVLNAYRELKAEGLVESRVGNGTVVLSSIQEESSNANEFKEPTWNHIFSQYSAGFDSHLVKDLLTLASRKDVISFATGVAAPESGPIEALEGIEREIIENRNFRALFHTPTEGFTSLRTAISGLMHRRGVYCSYEEVMVLSGSQQGIDIAARVILDPGDIVVVEEPTFFPAVQAFKAIGARILSVSIDENGMRIDVLEQLLQRYRPKLIYTMPSFHNPSGVDMELDRRRRLIELANRYRILIMEDDAYGDLCYDGHQLPLLKSMDSSGYVVYISTFSKNVYSGLRLGWMVAHKKVVERFAAVKQVTDLHSSSLSQTIIERFILSGGIDRHMAKICREYKQKRDIMCDALSKYAPKGMTWSRPKGGYYVWCKLPEGVSALELVPKAAEKNVAFIPGSAFYASPGLEDGNLRLNFTFAALKDIDKGVFRLCEAIKELMQASKKDDIYTDIEINPIV from the coding sequence ATGGAGGTGATTGGTATTAAAATTGCTATCGATAAAAGTATTAATACCCCAATATATATTCAGATATTTGAACAAATCAGGGAGCAAATCATTCGGGGACAGCTGATTTCCGGTTTTAAGCTTCCCCCTGAAAGAAAGCTTGCAGACAGCCTTGGCGTAAATAGAAGCACTGTATTGAATGCTTACAGGGAACTTAAAGCAGAGGGATTGGTAGAGTCCAGAGTTGGAAACGGCACTGTTGTCCTATCCTCTATACAGGAGGAGAGCAGCAATGCGAATGAGTTTAAAGAACCTACATGGAATCATATATTCAGCCAGTATTCAGCAGGTTTTGATTCGCATTTGGTAAAGGATTTACTTACTCTGGCAAGCAGAAAGGATGTAATATCATTTGCCACAGGTGTTGCAGCACCGGAAAGCGGGCCTATAGAAGCTTTGGAAGGAATCGAGAGAGAGATCATCGAAAACCGCAACTTCAGGGCTCTATTTCATACACCTACAGAAGGATTCACATCCCTTAGGACTGCTATTAGCGGGTTAATGCACAGAAGAGGTGTATATTGCAGCTATGAGGAAGTAATGGTTCTTTCAGGGTCTCAGCAAGGCATTGACATTGCTGCAAGGGTAATACTTGATCCTGGTGATATAGTTGTAGTTGAAGAACCTACATTTTTTCCGGCAGTCCAGGCATTTAAGGCCATTGGAGCCAGGATACTGAGTGTGTCTATAGATGAAAACGGAATGAGGATAGATGTTTTAGAGCAGCTTCTTCAAAGGTACAGGCCAAAGCTCATTTATACCATGCCCTCTTTTCACAATCCATCCGGTGTTGATATGGAGCTGGATAGAAGAAGGCGGCTTATAGAACTGGCCAACAGGTACAGGATATTGATCATGGAGGATGATGCCTATGGAGACTTGTGTTATGACGGGCATCAACTTCCGCTCCTAAAATCGATGGACAGCAGCGGATATGTAGTTTATATAAGTACATTTTCCAAAAACGTATATTCAGGTTTAAGACTTGGATGGATGGTTGCTCATAAAAAGGTGGTGGAGAGGTTTGCAGCGGTAAAGCAGGTAACCGATTTGCATTCAAGCAGCTTATCCCAAACCATAATAGAAAGGTTTATCTTAAGTGGAGGCATTGATAGGCATATGGCTAAAATATGCAGGGAGTATAAACAAAAAAGAGATATCATGTGCGATGCTCTTTCAAAGTATGCTCCAAAGGGTATGACCTGGAGCAGGCCTAAGGGTGGGTATTATGTATGGTGTAAACTTCCGGAAGGGGTATCTGCATTGGAGCTTGTACCTAAGGCGGCAGAAAAAAATGTTGCTTTTATTCCAGGCTCAGCCTTTTATGCATCACCAGGCCTGGAAGATGGCAACCTGCGTTTGAATTTTACCTTTGCAGCGTTAAAAGATATAGATAAAGGAGTATTTAGATTGTGCGAGGCAATAAAGGAATTGATGCAGGCCAGTAAGAAGGATGATATTTATACAGACATAGAAATAAACCCGATAGTGTAA
- a CDS encoding nucleoside phosphorylase gives MIFIITALMLEASPIIDHYKLKRDMSIHPFPVFRNNEISLIVSGVGKVKSAMAATFLSSKHNATGNNLLINIGLCGARMGKYPLGSLLIINKVTDLDTGKDYYPDVFVGDGLPNESIFCCSKPVKHNHTQYMDNLFDMESAGIMEAACKFFYAHQVALIKIVSDFLMPENLEKLRLRDYIKCNIPTIEKIINKLGKVNSLSSSISFEEEEKIISIISENIRLSSAMKQILNVEVKKLKRKGLMPLKVLEKHIKNNANTKPEGKKIFEQVIKDIRQDAF, from the coding sequence ATGATATTTATTATAACCGCACTTATGCTGGAAGCTTCTCCTATTATTGATCACTATAAGCTTAAGAGGGATATGTCCATTCATCCATTTCCTGTATTTCGCAACAATGAGATCTCACTTATAGTAAGCGGAGTTGGAAAGGTTAAGTCCGCGATGGCAGCAACCTTCTTGAGTTCAAAACACAATGCAACTGGCAATAATCTATTAATTAATATAGGACTTTGTGGTGCCAGAATGGGTAAATATCCACTTGGCAGTCTTCTTATAATAAACAAGGTTACTGACCTGGATACCGGAAAGGACTATTACCCTGATGTTTTTGTCGGGGATGGTTTGCCTAATGAATCTATATTCTGCTGCTCAAAACCGGTTAAACATAACCATACCCAATATATGGATAATCTCTTTGATATGGAGTCTGCAGGAATTATGGAAGCAGCCTGTAAGTTTTTCTACGCTCATCAGGTTGCCCTAATTAAGATAGTTTCAGATTTTTTGATGCCAGAAAACCTTGAAAAACTACGGCTTAGAGACTATATAAAATGTAACATACCAACCATAGAAAAAATTATTAATAAACTTGGAAAAGTTAATAGCTTATCCAGTTCAATTTCCTTTGAGGAAGAAGAGAAGATTATCTCAATAATTTCAGAAAATATCAGGCTTTCTTCCGCCATGAAGCAAATTCTGAATGTGGAAGTAAAAAAGTTAAAGAGAAAAGGACTGATGCCTTTAAAAGTCCTGGAAAAGCATATAAAGAACAACGCTAATACCAAACCTGAAGGGAAGAAAATTTTTGAACAAGTCATCAAAGATATCAGGCAAGACGCCTTTTAA
- a CDS encoding SPL family radical SAM protein, translating into MNKSSKISGKTPFNTIYIEENAFDYPITRDVLKDHPCIPVVKIRCYKDVFNRKKQNFSIQKQYPSLILAVKEDTFLYEGPKVCQSFGHANFYYTSFLLNCIFNCEYCYLQGMYPSANLVAFVNIHEYKTAIKNASLNAPLYLAASYDTDLIGFHKLIPYMDYFYEFFNSNTNITVEIRTKSGSQSFYKAYSPLDNIIIAFTLSPEEIIRKFEKHTPSLDIRLKAINTAINEGYKVRLCLDPVFINPETDDLYEPFFRYIFNKINPDSVFDVGYGFFRMSNEFFKRIGKHNNSSLFAQDYCLIDDIISYPLELQEKVKSNHIKMLSQYIKKERIFSL; encoded by the coding sequence TTGAACAAGTCATCAAAGATATCAGGCAAGACGCCTTTTAATACAATTTATATTGAAGAAAATGCTTTTGACTATCCGATAACCAGGGACGTTTTAAAAGATCATCCCTGTATTCCGGTTGTCAAAATACGCTGCTATAAGGATGTTTTCAACCGCAAAAAGCAGAACTTCAGTATTCAAAAGCAATACCCGTCATTAATACTGGCTGTTAAGGAAGATACTTTCCTCTATGAGGGTCCTAAGGTTTGCCAAAGCTTTGGACATGCCAACTTTTATTACACATCCTTCTTGTTAAACTGTATTTTTAACTGTGAGTACTGCTATCTTCAGGGTATGTACCCATCAGCAAACCTGGTGGCATTTGTAAATATCCATGAATATAAGACAGCCATTAAAAATGCCTCTTTAAATGCACCCTTATATCTGGCGGCTTCATATGACACTGATTTGATTGGATTCCACAAATTAATTCCATACATGGATTACTTTTATGAGTTCTTCAATTCAAACACAAATATAACAGTTGAAATACGTACCAAAAGCGGGAGTCAAAGCTTTTATAAAGCCTATTCCCCTTTGGATAATATCATTATCGCTTTTACCCTCTCTCCGGAGGAAATAATTAGAAAATTTGAAAAGCATACACCATCTCTAGATATCAGATTAAAGGCAATAAATACAGCGATAAATGAAGGTTATAAGGTAAGACTTTGTCTTGACCCTGTATTTATAAATCCTGAAACAGATGATCTTTATGAGCCCTTTTTCAGGTATATCTTTAATAAAATCAATCCGGACAGTGTTTTTGATGTTGGATATGGATTTTTCCGCATGTCCAATGAGTTTTTCAAAAGAATAGGAAAGCATAATAATTCATCACTGTTTGCACAAGACTACTGTCTGATTGATGATATAATATCTTATCCATTGGAACTTCAGGAAAAAGTCAAATCAAATCACATTAAAATGCTTTCACAATACATTAAGAAGGAGAGAATATTTTCATTATGA
- a CDS encoding SDR family oxidoreductase, which produces MKVAILTGSSKGIGLSIVKRLISLNYKVYGLSRSKDSTYSHDRFIPVQCDLLNTDELTKAVTSIIDCAPQIDLLINNAGVGYFGTHEQISVKDIQTMIRTNLEAPLVLCRLLLRPLKNSRGTILSISSVTAKKVSTHGCAYAATKAGLSHFLTSLFEEVRKSGIKITTIHPDITKSNFYDSLDFTYEDVEGAVILADQVADAVEYVLSNNQNIVVSDITLRPQINRIKRK; this is translated from the coding sequence ATGAAGGTTGCAATATTAACAGGTTCATCAAAAGGTATAGGCCTTTCTATTGTAAAAAGGCTGATTTCCCTAAATTATAAAGTCTATGGACTGTCACGCTCTAAAGACAGTACTTATTCACACGACAGGTTTATACCGGTTCAATGTGATCTTTTAAACACTGATGAGCTGACAAAGGCAGTTACCTCAATAATAGATTGTGCTCCCCAGATAGATCTTCTTATAAACAATGCAGGTGTGGGATACTTCGGTACCCATGAGCAGATATCCGTTAAGGATATTCAAACTATGATACGTACTAACTTAGAAGCCCCCCTTGTCCTCTGCAGACTCCTTCTAAGGCCGTTAAAAAACAGCAGGGGGACGATTTTATCAATATCATCTGTAACTGCAAAAAAAGTCAGTACACATGGATGTGCTTATGCTGCAACTAAAGCTGGCCTTTCCCACTTTCTCACAAGCCTTTTTGAAGAGGTCAGAAAGTCCGGTATAAAAATAACCACCATTCATCCCGATATTACCAAAAGCAATTTTTACGACTCACTTGATTTTACCTATGAAGATGTGGAAGGTGCAGTAATTTTAGCTGACCAGGTAGCTGATGCAGTAGAATATGTCCTTTCAAACAACCAAAATATTGTTGTCAGTGATATAACTCTTCGCCCTCAGATTAACCGGATCAAAAGAAAATAG
- a CDS encoding cation-transporting P-type ATPase produces MTNLQNVFMLKDGQVEKTLQTSKDKGLTDEEAAARLKKYGTNELARAKRESLWLLFLRQFHQPLIYILLLAAIVTLVMKEQIDSMVIFGVILLNGVIGFVQEAKALKALESLAGSIETEASVIRSGRKIKISSKQLVPGDIVFIQSGDKVPADLRLFQTNQLKIQEAALTGESVPVEKNSKAIGENVILGDRVNMAFASTFVTFGQGYGIVVFTGTNTEVGKISNLLKETVRMETPLIKKIAGFSKLLMYIIGILAVVTFAVGVFRGEGWLDMFKAAIALAVGAIPEGLPAALAATLAIGVSRMAKKNSITRKLPVVETLGSTTVICSDKTGTLTENRMTVKKIWTEKGYYDVSGQGYDKDGSILANGNKVNLDDDQSLLECLRCGVFCNDSSINFKEGGSEIQGDPTEISLLVCSAKAGIDNDLLIRSNPRLEVLPFESERQYMAVLIKTENGENRIYMKGSLEKLSKISNTGGNVTKAYDIIASDGLRVLAFAYKVTSNNKIVEEDLKEGFTFLGLQGMIDPPRAEAITAIKKCHDAGIIVKMITGDHAVTALAIAKQLGIAPTGKDSKVYTGIELEKLSSEELKGVAASNNVFARVTPEQKLRLVEALQALGHVVAMTGDGVNDAPALKKADIGIAMGITGTEVAKDSADMILMDDNFATIENAVEEGRGVFDNLTKFITWTLPTNLGEGLVILLAIFLGITLPITPTQILWINMTTAVFLGLMLAFEPKEPGIMQKKPRSPSQPILTKELIVKIIIVSIILLAASFLMFDHAIRNGSSIEAARTTAVTVFIVIEAAYLINSRSLHAGLIKIGFFSNKFIFLGILTMAVLQWAFIYLPFMNSAFKTEPLSGDVWIKIVAIGIGTFIVMEVEKVVSKLFISKKQ; encoded by the coding sequence ATGACTAATCTACAAAATGTTTTTATGCTAAAGGATGGTCAGGTAGAAAAAACGCTTCAAACAAGCAAAGATAAAGGTTTAACCGATGAGGAAGCAGCTGCCAGGCTAAAAAAATACGGTACCAATGAGCTGGCAAGGGCAAAAAGGGAAAGCCTGTGGCTCCTCTTTTTAAGGCAATTTCATCAGCCCTTAATATATATTCTATTGCTTGCAGCTATTGTAACTCTGGTTATGAAAGAGCAAATTGATTCTATGGTAATATTCGGAGTTATTCTTCTTAATGGAGTAATAGGTTTTGTTCAGGAAGCTAAAGCATTAAAGGCTCTTGAATCCCTTGCAGGTTCCATTGAAACCGAGGCATCTGTCATAAGAAGCGGAAGGAAAATAAAAATTTCCAGTAAGCAATTAGTACCGGGAGACATTGTTTTTATCCAATCTGGAGACAAAGTACCTGCAGATCTGAGACTTTTTCAGACTAACCAACTAAAAATACAGGAAGCAGCATTAACAGGCGAGTCAGTTCCAGTAGAGAAAAACAGTAAAGCCATTGGAGAAAACGTTATTTTAGGTGATAGGGTTAATATGGCCTTTGCATCAACCTTTGTTACATTCGGTCAAGGCTATGGAATCGTTGTATTTACAGGAACCAATACCGAAGTCGGAAAGATTTCCAATCTGTTGAAAGAAACAGTCAGAATGGAAACACCCCTGATCAAGAAAATTGCAGGATTCAGCAAACTTTTGATGTACATAATAGGCATCCTGGCAGTAGTAACGTTTGCTGTAGGTGTTTTCAGAGGGGAAGGCTGGTTGGATATGTTTAAAGCAGCAATAGCCCTGGCTGTTGGTGCAATTCCCGAAGGACTTCCTGCAGCACTGGCAGCAACACTTGCCATCGGCGTATCGAGAATGGCAAAAAAGAATTCAATCACACGAAAGCTACCAGTAGTTGAAACCCTTGGAAGCACCACTGTTATTTGCTCCGATAAAACAGGCACCCTGACGGAAAACCGTATGACCGTTAAAAAAATATGGACCGAAAAGGGATACTATGATGTATCAGGTCAGGGTTATGACAAGGATGGCAGTATTCTTGCAAATGGAAATAAGGTTAACTTGGATGACGACCAAAGTTTATTGGAATGCTTAAGGTGTGGGGTGTTTTGCAACGACAGTTCAATAAATTTCAAAGAAGGAGGTAGTGAAATACAAGGGGATCCTACTGAAATCAGCCTGCTTGTTTGTTCAGCTAAAGCAGGAATTGATAATGATCTTCTTATAAGGAGCAACCCTCGTCTGGAGGTATTGCCTTTTGAGTCCGAAAGGCAGTATATGGCTGTATTGATAAAGACGGAAAACGGGGAAAACCGTATTTATATGAAGGGCTCCCTGGAAAAACTTTCAAAAATCAGCAACACTGGCGGCAATGTAACAAAGGCTTACGACATCATAGCATCAGATGGACTAAGGGTACTTGCATTTGCTTATAAGGTTACATCAAACAATAAAATAGTTGAGGAAGATTTAAAGGAAGGTTTTACATTTTTAGGTCTTCAGGGAATGATCGACCCCCCAAGGGCGGAAGCCATCACTGCCATCAAAAAATGCCATGATGCAGGTATAATAGTAAAAATGATTACAGGAGACCACGCAGTCACCGCATTGGCAATTGCAAAGCAGCTTGGAATTGCCCCTACAGGCAAGGACAGCAAGGTGTATACAGGAATTGAGCTTGAAAAACTAAGCAGCGAGGAATTAAAAGGTGTTGCGGCTTCAAATAACGTTTTTGCAAGGGTTACTCCCGAGCAAAAGCTAAGGCTTGTTGAAGCACTGCAAGCCTTAGGCCATGTTGTTGCGATGACAGGCGACGGAGTAAATGATGCACCAGCCTTGAAAAAGGCGGATATCGGTATCGCAATGGGAATCACCGGTACTGAAGTGGCTAAAGATTCAGCAGATATGATACTCATGGACGATAACTTCGCCACAATAGAAAATGCTGTTGAGGAAGGAAGAGGTGTATTTGACAATCTCACAAAATTTATTACATGGACCCTTCCCACCAACCTTGGTGAAGGTCTGGTCATACTTCTTGCCATTTTCCTTGGAATTACTTTACCCATAACTCCGACACAAATTTTATGGATTAACATGACTACAGCAGTGTTCCTTGGCCTTATGCTTGCTTTTGAGCCAAAAGAACCGGGAATTATGCAGAAGAAACCCAGAAGCCCGTCTCAACCCATTTTAACAAAAGAGCTAATAGTAAAGATAATTATTGTAAGTATAATTCTTCTTGCTGCGTCCTTCCTCATGTTCGATCATGCAATAAGGAACGGCAGCAGTATAGAAGCAGCAAGAACTACAGCAGTAACAGTTTTTATTGTTATAGAGGCTGCATATCTTATCAACAGCCGCTCATTACATGCAGGCCTTATAAAAATAGGATTCTTCTCCAATAAATTTATATTCTTGGGTATTCTTACAATGGCAGTTTTGCAGTGGGCATTCATTTACCTGCCCTTTATGAACAGTGCCTTTAAAACAGAGCCACTTTCAGGCGATGTTTGGATAAAAATAGTTGCAATAGGAATTGGAACCTTTATCGTAATGGAGGTTGAGAAAGTAGTTTCAAAGTTATTTATATCTAAAAAGCAATAA